Below is a window of Carassius gibelio isolate Cgi1373 ecotype wild population from Czech Republic chromosome B23, carGib1.2-hapl.c, whole genome shotgun sequence DNA.
AGAAAATTTTGCAACATCTCTTTAAAGTTACCTTCAGGTTTTGGTTTATAAAAACTGACATGAGATGCTGATTGCAAATAAAATGAAGGctaatattttacataataatagaaTTAATAAACTAAGGGCTGCAGGTCAAATTACATAATGTTATAGTTTGCCATGCTATAGTCATAATTATGGAATTCATTCACCACCATATTTGTGGTTCAAAAATActgtcttaaaataaaaatgcgcCACTTGTTATATTCTCCCCAGGCTAAAGCTCATGTGGAAAGCCAGCTGGTGAGTCAGCagaatgtcaaattaaaaaaacGGACATATTTTGAGTCATTCTAAGCTTTTTAGCTGCTTGTTGGTGGAAAAAAAACCATATTGTTGCAGTTTAAAATGTTAACATCAACCATATTTCTTACGCTTTCAAGGACATGAGCTGTtaacagaattaaaatgtttgatgGCCTTTCCGAACAAATATGAaaagttatttaataattttatatttgtagaGATATTTAATAGTCCACCAAAGCTTAGCTGTAAGTGGTCTGCACTGTGGGTGTAATTCAGCTGCCCAGATACCTAAGAAGGAAAAGATGAATAATGTGCTTCCATGTGGAAAAGGTCATGTGataaatggaaattaaaataatttgatgttcttttcttcctttttttttagaacttgatTCACGTTTTTTTCCTCTACTGAAGACACTATGCTTGCACCTTTGCAACTGACCTCCAGAGGTTGAGAGACTTTTTGTGATTGATATATCAGAACACAATTTATGTAGGCCTATTTATTAAGAATGTGAAATGTGATGGCTGCTAGTTAATAATCTAATTTGATGGACAGTTATAATTGCTTGTTATTTAACTGGATTGTCTTGTTTTGAACCTTTGAAAAACTCTAAAATGTCATAAAGGAACTAAAATGGAACAGTGTTTTAGAGTTCTCTATTTCCTTTTAATCCATTTTGCATGCAAGTTAACACAATCTttctttaatacattaattattaaatttttgaaTCATTTCAAGGAGTCACATGAATCAATTCGGCcaatataaatacaaaagaaaTGACAAATTCATAATTTCAAATGATCTGTCCTGGATTAATGAATTTGTCGGGTTATCTTTCTCTGTTCTTCATGAAGATGTGTTTTGAAAGAAGATGTAGACAAATATTCAACACCACACatttctggcttttcaaaaacATGCGTTTCATTAACAGGTTCTGGTCCAAGATGAAATAgcctacataaaaataaatttagttcATCGTTGGCTTGAGGGCCATACCAACAGGTGTCGTTCATGAGAGATTTCCAGTTTGTGTCCGATTTATGCAGCAATCATAATAATATCCGCATCTTTGGAAGGTCTTCTGTCCTCCACCAGCAGATTTATCATACTCTCGGACTTGATGAGTAGATTGCACCCGAGGAAAAATATGCCAAAAATGACCGTCAGTGACAGCACACAGAGAACCGCGATCTGCACCAAACGCATGATGAACTGATCGCGCTCGTCCTGAACCGGTGAACCGAGCCCGTCGCTCGTGATCACCGAGAAGTTACTGCAGCATCCTTGAACGCTTTCCAAAGGCTGCTTCGCTGTAGAGATCGTCCGGTTCAGTAGTCCATGTGAGACATTCATGTCGAGTTTTCTGTGGCGTGTATAACGCGTATTGATGTTTTAAAACTTCCAAAACCTAGATTTGCCAAGGTCACTTGCATGGATGTAGTTTAAAAGTCAAAAAACAGTCGTCGAGGCGTCGGTTTGTGGCATAAAGTCTGGTTTATGTGTTATATATGATGGAGTACATCATCCAAGCATCTCTGCAGCAGTCTCAGTGATGTCTGGAAGAGTGCACTCCGGTATTTTAGTGTGCCTTGGAGCGCGCGCTAAGAGGCGCGGCGACGCGCACACACTTTCTTCTGAACTCAATGACCATGTGGCTTTTGAGGGAAGGTAGGTCTCAAAAAAGTTGCCTATGTACCTGTTTTATCagcattttcaaacaaaattCAGTAAGCACGAAgggttttcttccttttttcgtGTACTTCATTAAGAAACCGCGTGTGAGCATCCCGGAGatcaaatgaaaagaaaaaaaggtaaacgtcacttaaacagatttttttttaatcgtgtgcattttcaaacaaagtttaaagaaaagaaaagaaaaagaaaagtgttaaatattgtttatataagcGTATTTAGGATACATAAAAAATTCTAGCTATGAAATTTGCCTTACCGAAGTAAGTAGGCCTGCCACTTTATTCCAAAAACtactaaaatacaattttcaccACCATAATTTCCATCACATTGTTCTGAGATGTGCAAAATGGCCAATAGTGAATAGAAATACTTCGCAATATGTGTAGTGATTCGAATAACTTGGTGTAGCTCTTCCTCGGAACGGTAGATGGCAGTATTACCCTGCTTTACACACTTGAGTGTAGCTGGCCGTGCCTAGTTTTTTTTGTACCATTACACATTAAGAAAACATATtcccatttcagtttttttttaattaattttttttatattatatggcTTTTACATCCTCAATTGCATAACTTTTTTAATGCCAAACAAATGCCCTGCATTCTTAATGGGAAAACATAAATTAACAT
It encodes the following:
- the rprm3 gene encoding reprimo, TP53 dependent G2 arrest mediator homolog 3, with the translated sequence MNVSHGLLNRTISTAKQPLESVQGCCSNFSVITSDGLGSPVQDERDQFIMRLVQIAVLCVLSLTVIFGIFFLGCNLLIKSESMINLLVEDRRPSKDADIIMIAA